The following DNA comes from Nocardioides sp. JQ2195.
CGGAGCGGTCGAAGTCACCGCGAGGCAGTGACTTGCGCACGCGCGAGAAGGCAAGGGCACCCATCCCGTTGAGGTGTTGCCGGCCGACCCTGAACCCACGGGGGCGGAGGTAGGGATCGCTGAACGCGTGACGTGAGTCGACGCTGACCCCACCGATCGCGTCGACCATCTGGCGCAGGCCCCAGAAGCTGGCCACCATGACGTAGTCGGCCTCGACGCCGGTCAGGCCCTCGACGGCACGGGCCATCAACTGGGGTCCGCCGTAGTAGAGGCCGGTGTTGATCCGGTTGGAGCCGTGGCCGGGGATCGAGACCCAGGAGTCACGAGGGATCCCGATGCTGGTGGCAGCACCGGTGCGGGTGTTGATGCCGACGAGCTGAATGGCGTCGGCTCGACTGCGCGTCACGTTCTGCCCCGGCCGGGCATCGGATCCGAGGGCGAGGATCCAGATGACGTCGGGCGAGAGGTCCACGGCGTGTGCCCGTTGCACCTTGACGAGGGTGGCGTCGGTCGAGTTCACCGCACCGTTCGGGACGACCAGTGCCGTGAGTGCCAGCGTCGCAGCAACGGCGACGTTGCGGATCATGCGTCGCATCACTTCTTGTCCTCCTTCCGCTTCTCCTTGGCCTTCTGGGCCTTCCGGTCCTTCTTGCGTTCGGCCCCCTGGCCGGGCTTCTTCCCGTGGGCCTTCCGGTCCTTCTTGCGTTCGGCCCCCTGGCCGGGCTCGGGTATGGCGCCCTGCGACCGGCGTACGTCGTAACCGAAGACCTTCCAGCCGTTCCCGGCCTGGGTCAGCGACAGCTGGCCGCGTACCTGGACTCGTCGTTCCACGTCGCCCGAGGTGTCGAAGACCAGGCGGAACCGAGCCGTGGCACCGGCGGCCCTGCCGTGCACCGCAAGGATGTCGACCTTCACCTTCTTGCGCACCGCCGTGACGTCATCGATCCGCGGCGCCAGCCTGGCGTTCGTCGTCTCGTCCAGGTCCTTGCGAGCCTGGACGGACAACCCCCGGGTGAAGCCGGGCCAGGCGCGACCCATGGCCTTGCGCGAGGCCTTGCGCGGGTACTCGCCACCCAGCCACGCGGCCACGAACCACTGGTCGACCCGCTTGGCCACCTTGGCGACCACGCGCCGGTGGACCTTGCGCGGCAGCGCGCCGGTCACCTTGCCGGTGCTGGCCTTCAGCTGCACGACGCGCTCGGCCCGGCTGGATCCCGGGTCAGAAGGCCCCGGTCGGGCCGGATCGTCGGCGTCGTCATCGCCGCTGCAGGCCCCCATCGACAGGACCAGCACCAGCGCCACCAGCGCTCCCAGCGGACCTCTGCATCGCTTCTTCTCCACGACTCCTCGACCTCCTCCACGGTGTGTCTCGCAACACCTTGCACGAAAGGTGCCACCGGCCTCTGCATTTGTTGCCGGGTGGGTCTAGCCTTGACGCTTGAATCGTCAACCCACAATGCCGCACTGGAAGAGGCGAACCTAGCCGTGGCTGAGTCCTCGCAGAACAACCCCCTCATCGACTTCGGAGCCAACGAGTGGCTCGTCGACGAGATGTATGAGCAGTACAAGAAGGATCCGTCCAGTGTCGGCTCGGAATGGGCCGCCTACTTCAAGGGCAAGGGCGGCTCCAACGGGGCCGGTCCTGCGGCCTCGGGTGACGCCGGTCCGGCGAGCAAGCCTGCCGCTCAGGCCCCCAAGACAGCCAAGTCGTCGTCGCCGTCCCCGGCGAAGCAAGCCGACTCCCCGAAGCAGGCCGACGCCCCGGGGCAGGCAGCGGCACAGAGCCCGGCGCCCGTGGCCAAGCCGCGTGCCGTCAGCAAGCCCGCCGAGCCCGCGAAGGGCACGTCCAGCCCTGAGCCGCGCGACCCGAAGCCGGCCGAGAAGTCGGAGGCCTCCGACGAGCCCACCTACACGGTGCTGCGTGGCATCGCCTCGGCCACCGCGAAGAACATGGACGTCTCGTTGAGCGTCCCCACGGCCACCTCCGTGCGCAACGTCCCCGTCAAGCTCCTGTGGGACAACCGCACCGTGATCAACAACCACCTCAAGCGCGCGCGAGGTGGCAAGGTCTCGTTCACCCACCTCATCGGCTACGCCCTGATCAAGGCCATCAAGTCGATGCCGGAGATGAACAACTCCTACACCGAGACCAACGGCAAGCCGACCATGGTCACCCCGGCCCACATCAACCTGGGCCTCGCCATCGACCAGCAGAAGCCCGACGGCACGCGCCAGCTCGTGGCGCCGTCCATCAAGGGCTGCGAGACGATGGACTTCGCCGGCTTCTGGACAGCGTACGAAGCGATGATCCGCAAGGCGCGTGACAACAAGCTGACGATGGAGGACTACACCGGCACCACGATCAGCCTGACCAACGTCGGCGGCCTCGGCACCAACAACTCGGTGCCGCGACTGATGGCCGGCCAGGCCGCGATCATCGGTGTCGGCTCGATGGACTACCCGCCGGAGTTCCAGGGCGCCTCCGAGGAGACCCTGACCCGCAACGCGGTCAGCCGCATCCTGACGATCACCTCCACCTACGACCACCGCGTCATCCAGGGCGCGCAGTCGGGCGAGTTCCTGCGCCGGGTGCACCAGCTGCTGCTCGGCGAGGAGGGCTTCTACGACGAGATCTTCCAGTCGCTGCGGATCCCCTACGAGCCGATCCGTTGGTCGAGCGACATCGCCACCACGCACGACGACGACATCAGCAAGCAGGCCCGCATCCTCGAGCTGATCCACGCCTACCGCGTGCGCGGCCACATGATGGCCGACACCGACCCCCTCGAGTACCGCCAGCGCAGCCACCCCGACCTCGAGGTGGAGTCGCACGGGCTGACCCTGTGGGACCTGGACCGCGAGTTCGCCACTGGTTCGTTCGGCGGCGAGGGCCGGCGCTTCATGAAGCTGCGCAACATCCTCGGCATCCTGCGCGACTCCTACTGCCGCACCATCGGCATCGAGTACATGCACATCCAGGACCCCGAGCAGCGTCGTTGGATCCAGGAGCGCGTCGAGGTGCCGCACACCAAGACGCCACGCGAGGAGCAGCTGCGCATCCTGCTCAAGCTCAACCAGGCAGAGGCGTTCGAGACGTTCCTGCAGACCAAGTTCGTCGGCCAGAAGCGGTTCAGCCTCGAAGGTGCCGAGACCACGGTCCCGGTCATCGACGAGATCTGTGAGGCGGCCGCCGAGTCCGAGCTCGACGAGGTCACGATCGGCATGGCCCACCGTGGTCGGCTCAACGTCCTGGCCAACATCGTCGGCAAGAAGTACTCCCAGATCTTCCGCGAGTTCGAGGGCAACATCGACCCCCGCACCGTCCAGGGCTCCGGTGACGTGAAGTACCACCTCGGCGCCGAGGGCGAGTTCGTCTCCGGCAAGGGTGACCGGATCAAGGTCTCCGTGGCCGCCAACCCGTCCCACCTTGAGGCCGTCGACCCGGTCCTGGAGGGCATCGCCCGCGCCAAGCAGGACGTGCTCGACCGGGGCGCCGAGTACCCCGTGATGCCGCTCCTGGTGCACGGCGACGCGGCGTTCGCCGGTCAGGGCGTGGTTGCCGAGACGCTGAACCTCTCGCAGCTGCGCGGCTACCGCACCGGCGGGACCATCCACCTCGTCGTCAACAACCAGGTCGGCTTCACCACCTCCCCCGGTTCGTCACGCTCGTCGCTCTACAGCACCGACGTGGCCCGCATGGTCCAGGCACCAATCTTCCACGTGAACGGTGACGACCCCGAGGCCTGCATCCGGGTGGCCCGACTGGCCTTCGAGTACCGCCAGGCGTTCCGCAAGGACGTCGTCATCGACCTGGTCTGCTACCGCCGTCGCGGCCACAACGAGGGCGACGACCCGTCGTACACCCAGCCGCTGATGTACGACCTCATCGAGCAGAAGCGTTCCATCCGCAAGCTGTACACGGAGTCCTTGGTCGGTCGTGGCGACATCACGATCGAGGAGGCCGAGACCGTGCTGCGTGACTACCAGCAGCAGCTCGAGCGGGTCTTCACCGAGGTGCGCGAGGCAAAGAACGCCCTGCCCGACGAGTGGACCACCGTCCCCGACTATCCGGAGAAGCCGGCTGGCGAGGCGACCACCTCGGTCTCGTCCGAGGTGCTCAAGCGCATCTCCGACGCCTACATCA
Coding sequences within:
- a CDS encoding LCP family protein, which gives rise to MRRMIRNVAVAATLALTALVVPNGAVNSTDATLVKVQRAHAVDLSPDVIWILALGSDARPGQNVTRSRADAIQLVGINTRTGAATSIGIPRDSWVSIPGHGSNRINTGLYYGGPQLMARAVEGLTGVEADYVMVASFWGLRQMVDAIGGVSVDSRHAFSDPYLRPRGFRVGRQHLNGMGALAFSRVRKSLPRGDFDRSANQQETLRAIQEQVHRRAAEPGFLDRGALAVLKHMDAQVAPKELFKIARAVAAVRSDRITRCVVNGSIGNIGGASVVLPFTAQARRYGNDARRDAVISRC
- a CDS encoding multifunctional oxoglutarate decarboxylase/oxoglutarate dehydrogenase thiamine pyrophosphate-binding subunit/dihydrolipoyllysine-residue succinyltransferase subunit produces the protein MAESSQNNPLIDFGANEWLVDEMYEQYKKDPSSVGSEWAAYFKGKGGSNGAGPAASGDAGPASKPAAQAPKTAKSSSPSPAKQADSPKQADAPGQAAAQSPAPVAKPRAVSKPAEPAKGTSSPEPRDPKPAEKSEASDEPTYTVLRGIASATAKNMDVSLSVPTATSVRNVPVKLLWDNRTVINNHLKRARGGKVSFTHLIGYALIKAIKSMPEMNNSYTETNGKPTMVTPAHINLGLAIDQQKPDGTRQLVAPSIKGCETMDFAGFWTAYEAMIRKARDNKLTMEDYTGTTISLTNVGGLGTNNSVPRLMAGQAAIIGVGSMDYPPEFQGASEETLTRNAVSRILTITSTYDHRVIQGAQSGEFLRRVHQLLLGEEGFYDEIFQSLRIPYEPIRWSSDIATTHDDDISKQARILELIHAYRVRGHMMADTDPLEYRQRSHPDLEVESHGLTLWDLDREFATGSFGGEGRRFMKLRNILGILRDSYCRTIGIEYMHIQDPEQRRWIQERVEVPHTKTPREEQLRILLKLNQAEAFETFLQTKFVGQKRFSLEGAETTVPVIDEICEAAAESELDEVTIGMAHRGRLNVLANIVGKKYSQIFREFEGNIDPRTVQGSGDVKYHLGAEGEFVSGKGDRIKVSVAANPSHLEAVDPVLEGIARAKQDVLDRGAEYPVMPLLVHGDAAFAGQGVVAETLNLSQLRGYRTGGTIHLVVNNQVGFTTSPGSSRSSLYSTDVARMVQAPIFHVNGDDPEACIRVARLAFEYRQAFRKDVVIDLVCYRRRGHNEGDDPSYTQPLMYDLIEQKRSIRKLYTESLVGRGDITIEEAETVLRDYQQQLERVFTEVREAKNALPDEWTTVPDYPEKPAGEATTSVSSEVLKRISDAYITPPAGFTVHPKVMPQLQRRAAAITDGPIDWGTGEILAFGALLMEGRPVRLAGQDSRRGTFVQRFATIIDRKNADEWTPLSNLTEDQARFHVYDSLLSEYAALGFEYGYSVARPDALVLWEAQFGDFVNGAQTVIDEFITAGEAKWRQQSGVVMLLPHGYEGQGPDHSSARIERFLTMCAEEAFVVAQPSTPASYFHLLRRHSLGEEHRPLVVFTPKSMLKRKEAASQPSDFTEGSFLPLIGDDTADPSKVNTLLLCSGRVTWDLMVERSKRDNGDRFAIARVERLYPTPSEQIAAEVKKFPNLKQVRWVQDEPANMGPWPHYKLNVWDDLGLDVQPVTRPASSAPSVGVAKRHQEEQRNLLDAAFE